In Antechinus flavipes isolate AdamAnt ecotype Samford, QLD, Australia chromosome 3, AdamAnt_v2, whole genome shotgun sequence, a genomic segment contains:
- the SLC40A1 gene encoding solute carrier family 40 member 1: MTDKNDQNTRGGCCGSFTNYITSAKCLLYFGHALSTWGDRMWHFAVSLFLVELYGNSLLLTAVYGLVVAGSVLILGAIIGDWVDKNPRLKVAQTSLIVQNVSVIICGFILMMVFLHKTDLLTLYNGWVLTSCYILIITIANIANLASTATGITIQRDWIVVVAGDDRSKLADMNATIRRIDQLTNILAPMAVGQIMTFGSPVIGCGFISGWNLVSMCVEYFLLWKVYQKTPALALKASPKADETELKQLNLHKDIESNAQEGSHLMGEKDPKKYEFENEKEPGCASQIAEPFHTFREGWISYYNQPVFLAGMGLSFLYMTVLGFDCITTGYAYTQGLSGSVLSLLMAASAITGIMGTVAFTRLREKCGLVRTGVISGITQMACLTLCVVSVFMPGSPLDLSVSPFEDIRNRLIPSKEYSPVASTEEPETFFTTGMYNLLNESYPTKIYTEMSPKPVSLISVSLLFAGVIAARIGLWAFDLTVTQLLQENVIESERGIINGVQNSMNYLLDLVHFIMVILAPNPEAFGLLVLISVAFVVTGHMMYFRFAQKTLGNQLFLCCPDRKTVSNEAESNVSVV, translated from the exons ATGACCGACAAAAATGACCAAAACACTCGTGGAGGATGCTGTG GATCCTTTACAAACTACATTACTTCTGCAAAATGTCTACTCTACTTTGGTCATGCTCTATCCACCTGG ggaGATCGGATGTGGCATTTTGCAGTATCTTTGTTTCTGGTTGAGCTCTATGGAAACAGCCTGCTCTTAACTGCTGTCTACGGACTGGTGGTGGCAGGCTCTGTTCTGATCCTGGGAGCCATCATTGGAGATTGGGTAGATAAGAATCCCAGGCTTAAGG TGGCCCAGACTTCTTTGATTGTACAGAATGTTTCAGTCATCATATGTGGTTTCATCCTAATGATGGTTTTCTTACATAAAACTGATCTTCTGACCCTATACAATGGATGGGTTCTT ACTTCTTGTTATATCCTGATCATCACTATTGCAAATATTGCAAATTTAGCTAGCACTGCAACTGGGATCACGATTCAGAGAGACTGGATTGTTGTTGTTGCAGGGGATGACAGAAGCAAATTAGCAG ATATGAATGCTACAATCCGGAGAATTGATCAGTTAACTAATATTCTGGCTCCCATGGCTGTCGGTCAGATAATGACATTTGGCTCTCCAGTGATTGGCTGTGGATTCATTTCTGGATGGAATTTGGTGTCTATGTGTGTGGAGTACTTCTTACTCTGGAAAGTTTATCAAAAAACTCCAGCTCTGGCTTTGAAAGCTTCTCCAAAAGCAGATGAAACAGAACTGAAACAGCTGAATTTACATAAAG atATTGAGTCAAATGCCCAGGAAGGATCCCATCTAATGGGTGAAAAAGATCCTAAGAAGTATGAgtttgagaatgaaaaagaacCTGGCTGTGCTTCCCAGATAGCAGAACCTTTCCATACTTTCCGTGAGGGATGGATCTCATACTACAATCAACCAGTATTTCTTGCTGGCATgggtctttcttttctttatatgacTGTACTGGGCTTTGACTGTATTACTACTGGCTATGCCTATACTCAGGGTCTGAGTGGCTCAGTGCTCAGTCTTCTCATGGCAGCCTCAGCCATCACTGGTATTATGGGAACGGTGGCTTTCACCAGACTACGAGAAAAATGTGGCCTGGTTCGAACAGGTGTGATCTCTGGAATAACCCAGATGGCCTGTTTGACCCTCTGTGTGGTCTCTGTTTTCATGCCTGGAAGTCCTTTGGACTTATCTGTTTCTCCCTTTGAAGATATCCGTAATAGATTAATACCAAGTAAGGAATACTCCCCAGTAGCATCTACAGAAGAACCTGAAACTTTCTTCACAACTGGAATGTACAATTTACTAAATGAGTCTTATCCTACTAAGATATATACAGAGATGAGTCCAAAGCCTGTATCTTTAATCTCTGTCAGTCTACTGTTTGCTGGAGTCATTGCTGCTAGAATTG GTCTTTGGGCCTTTGATTTGACTGTGACACAGTTACTGCAAGAAAACGTAATAGAGTCGGAACGAGGCATTATCAATGGTGTACAGAACTCTATGAATTATCTTCTAGATCTTGTGCATTTCATCATGGTCATCTTGGCACCCAATCCTGAAGCTTTTGGTTTACTTGTGTTAATTTCAGTCGCTTTTGTGGTAACAGGCCACATGATGTATTTTCGATTTGCTCAGAAAACTCTTGGAAATCAGCTCTTTCTTTGTTGTCCTGATAGAAAAACAGTCTCCAATGAAGCAGAAAGTAATGTGTCTGTTGTGTAA